A genomic segment from Fundulus heteroclitus isolate FHET01 chromosome 6, MU-UCD_Fhet_4.1, whole genome shotgun sequence encodes:
- the klhl14 gene encoding kelch-like protein 14 isoform X1 produces the protein MFCLGGVHSQEVMSRSGDRTSTFDPTHSDTLLHGLNLLWRKQLFCDVTLTAQGQQFHCHKAVLASCSQYFRSLFSSHNVISNEGSKGDQGSSGTPSSSPDDKLVTTSARPINNLVLQGCSSIGLRLVLEYLYTANVTLSLDTVEEVLSVSKILNIPQITKLSVQFLNDQISVQNYKQICKIAALHGLDETKKLANKYLVEDVLLLNFEEMCAMLDALPPPVESELALFQMSVLWLEHDRETRMHYAPDLMKRLRFALIPAPELVERVQSVDFMRSDPVCQKLLLDAMNYHLMPFRQHCRQTMASRIRSNKRMLLLVGGLPPGPDRLPSNLVQYYDDEKKTWKILTIMPYNSAHHCVVEVENFLLLLGGEDQWNPNGKHSTNFVSRYDPRFNSWIQLPPMQERRASFFACRLDKHLYVIGGRNESGYLSSVESYNLETNEWNYVSSLPQPLAAHAGAVHNGKIYISGGVHNGEYVSWLYCYDPVMDVWARKQDMNTKRAIHVLAGMNDRLYAIGGNHLKGFSHLDVMLVECYDPKADQWNILQTPILEGRSGPGCAVLDDSIFLVGGYSWSMGAYKSSTICYSPEKGTWTELEGEVAEPLAGPACSTVILPACLPFNK, from the exons ATGTTTTGCCTAGGTGGCGTTCACAGTCAGGAAGTCATGTCCAGATCGGGCGATAGAACATCCACCTTTGACCCAACGCACAGTGACACCTTGCTGCATGGGCTCAACCTCCTGTGGAGAAAGCAGCTTTTCTGCGATGTGACTCTCACTGCCCAGGGACAGCAGTTCCACTGCCACAAAGCCGTGTTGGCGTCCTGCTCGCAGTATTTCAGGTCCCTCTTCTCCTCCCATAACGTGATTAGCAACGAGGGGAGCAAGGGGGATCAGGGCAGCAGTGGGACCCCCTCGTCCTCCCCCGATGACAAGCTGGTGACCACCAGCGCCAGGCCCATCAACAACCTGGTCCTGCAGGGCTGCTCCTCCATTGGACTACGGCTTGTGCTGGAGTACCTCTACACTGCCAATGTTACTCTCTCCCTGGACACGGTGGAAGAGGTGCTTTCAGTCAGCAAGATCCTGAACATCCCCCAGATAACCAAGCTAAGCGTGCAGTTCCTCAACGACCAGATCTCCGTGCAGAACTACAAGCAGATCTGCAAGATCGCCGCCCTGCATGGGCTGGACGAGACCAAGAAGCTGGCCAACAAGTACCTGGTGGAGGACGTGTTGCTGCTGAACTTCGAGGAGATGTGCGCCATGCTGGATGCTCTCCCTCCGCCAGTGGAGTCGGAGCTGGCTCTCTTCCAGATGTCCGTCCTCTGGCTGGAGCACGACCGCGAGACACGCATGCACTACGCTCCGGACCTCATGAAGAGGCTACGCTTTGCTCTCATACCCGCCCCGGAGCTCGTGGAGAGGGTGCAATCCGTGGACTTTATGAGGAGTGACCCCGTGTGCCAGAAGCTACTGCTGGATGCCATGAACTACCACCTGATGCCATTCAGACAGCACTGCAGGCAGACCATGGCAAGCAG AATCCGTTCCAATAAACGAATGCTGCTCCTGGTGGGTGGCTTGCCTCCTGGACCCGATCGTCTTCCCAGCAATTTGGTTCAGTACTACGACGACGAGAAAAAGACATGGAAGATCCTCACAA TAATGCCTTACAACAGCGCTCATCACTGCGTGGTGGAGGTGGAGAACTTCCTGCTGCTGTTGGGTGGAGAGGACCAGTGGAACCCAAACG gaaAGCACAGCACTAATTTTGTCAGCCGCTACGATCCCAGATTCAACAGCTGGATTCAGCTGCCTCCCATGCAGGAAAG GAGAGCCAGTTTCTTCGCCTGCCGCCTGGACAAGCACCTGTACGTCATCGGAGGTCGGAATGAGTCGGGCTACCTGTCCAGCGTGGAGTCCTACAACCTGGAGACCAACGAGTGGAACTACGTGTCATCTCTGCCGCAACCTTTAGCCGCGCACGCGGGAGCAGTGCACAATGGCAAGATCTACATATCAG GAGGAGTGCACAATGGCGAGTATGTGTCCTGGCTCTATTGCTATGACCCTGTCATGGATGTGTGGGCTCGAAAACAAGACATGAACACAAAGCGCGCCATTCACGTCCTGGCTGGGATGAACGATCGTCTGTACGCCATCGGTGGGAACCATTTGAAAG GGTTCTCCCATCTAGACGTTATGTTGGTTGAGTGCTACGACCCAAAAGCTGACCAGTGGAACATCCTCCAGACACCTATACTGGAGGGCCGCAGCGGTCCAGGCTGCGCTGTTTTGGACGACAGCATCTTCCTCGTGGGTGGCTACAGCTGGAGCATG gggGCGTACAAGTCTTCGACCATCTGCTACAGCCCGGAGAAGGGGACATGGACGGAGCTGGAGGGAGAGGTTGCGGAGCCTCTGGCGGGCCCGGCCTGCTCCACAGTcatcctgcctgcctgccttccCTTCAACAAATGA
- the klhl14 gene encoding kelch-like protein 14 isoform X2: MSRSGDRTSTFDPTHSDTLLHGLNLLWRKQLFCDVTLTAQGQQFHCHKAVLASCSQYFRSLFSSHNVISNEGSKGDQGSSGTPSSSPDDKLVTTSARPINNLVLQGCSSIGLRLVLEYLYTANVTLSLDTVEEVLSVSKILNIPQITKLSVQFLNDQISVQNYKQICKIAALHGLDETKKLANKYLVEDVLLLNFEEMCAMLDALPPPVESELALFQMSVLWLEHDRETRMHYAPDLMKRLRFALIPAPELVERVQSVDFMRSDPVCQKLLLDAMNYHLMPFRQHCRQTMASRIRSNKRMLLLVGGLPPGPDRLPSNLVQYYDDEKKTWKILTIMPYNSAHHCVVEVENFLLLLGGEDQWNPNGKHSTNFVSRYDPRFNSWIQLPPMQERRASFFACRLDKHLYVIGGRNESGYLSSVESYNLETNEWNYVSSLPQPLAAHAGAVHNGKIYISGGVHNGEYVSWLYCYDPVMDVWARKQDMNTKRAIHVLAGMNDRLYAIGGNHLKGFSHLDVMLVECYDPKADQWNILQTPILEGRSGPGCAVLDDSIFLVGGYSWSMGAYKSSTICYSPEKGTWTELEGEVAEPLAGPACSTVILPACLPFNK; the protein is encoded by the exons ATGTCCAGATCGGGCGATAGAACATCCACCTTTGACCCAACGCACAGTGACACCTTGCTGCATGGGCTCAACCTCCTGTGGAGAAAGCAGCTTTTCTGCGATGTGACTCTCACTGCCCAGGGACAGCAGTTCCACTGCCACAAAGCCGTGTTGGCGTCCTGCTCGCAGTATTTCAGGTCCCTCTTCTCCTCCCATAACGTGATTAGCAACGAGGGGAGCAAGGGGGATCAGGGCAGCAGTGGGACCCCCTCGTCCTCCCCCGATGACAAGCTGGTGACCACCAGCGCCAGGCCCATCAACAACCTGGTCCTGCAGGGCTGCTCCTCCATTGGACTACGGCTTGTGCTGGAGTACCTCTACACTGCCAATGTTACTCTCTCCCTGGACACGGTGGAAGAGGTGCTTTCAGTCAGCAAGATCCTGAACATCCCCCAGATAACCAAGCTAAGCGTGCAGTTCCTCAACGACCAGATCTCCGTGCAGAACTACAAGCAGATCTGCAAGATCGCCGCCCTGCATGGGCTGGACGAGACCAAGAAGCTGGCCAACAAGTACCTGGTGGAGGACGTGTTGCTGCTGAACTTCGAGGAGATGTGCGCCATGCTGGATGCTCTCCCTCCGCCAGTGGAGTCGGAGCTGGCTCTCTTCCAGATGTCCGTCCTCTGGCTGGAGCACGACCGCGAGACACGCATGCACTACGCTCCGGACCTCATGAAGAGGCTACGCTTTGCTCTCATACCCGCCCCGGAGCTCGTGGAGAGGGTGCAATCCGTGGACTTTATGAGGAGTGACCCCGTGTGCCAGAAGCTACTGCTGGATGCCATGAACTACCACCTGATGCCATTCAGACAGCACTGCAGGCAGACCATGGCAAGCAG AATCCGTTCCAATAAACGAATGCTGCTCCTGGTGGGTGGCTTGCCTCCTGGACCCGATCGTCTTCCCAGCAATTTGGTTCAGTACTACGACGACGAGAAAAAGACATGGAAGATCCTCACAA TAATGCCTTACAACAGCGCTCATCACTGCGTGGTGGAGGTGGAGAACTTCCTGCTGCTGTTGGGTGGAGAGGACCAGTGGAACCCAAACG gaaAGCACAGCACTAATTTTGTCAGCCGCTACGATCCCAGATTCAACAGCTGGATTCAGCTGCCTCCCATGCAGGAAAG GAGAGCCAGTTTCTTCGCCTGCCGCCTGGACAAGCACCTGTACGTCATCGGAGGTCGGAATGAGTCGGGCTACCTGTCCAGCGTGGAGTCCTACAACCTGGAGACCAACGAGTGGAACTACGTGTCATCTCTGCCGCAACCTTTAGCCGCGCACGCGGGAGCAGTGCACAATGGCAAGATCTACATATCAG GAGGAGTGCACAATGGCGAGTATGTGTCCTGGCTCTATTGCTATGACCCTGTCATGGATGTGTGGGCTCGAAAACAAGACATGAACACAAAGCGCGCCATTCACGTCCTGGCTGGGATGAACGATCGTCTGTACGCCATCGGTGGGAACCATTTGAAAG GGTTCTCCCATCTAGACGTTATGTTGGTTGAGTGCTACGACCCAAAAGCTGACCAGTGGAACATCCTCCAGACACCTATACTGGAGGGCCGCAGCGGTCCAGGCTGCGCTGTTTTGGACGACAGCATCTTCCTCGTGGGTGGCTACAGCTGGAGCATG gggGCGTACAAGTCTTCGACCATCTGCTACAGCCCGGAGAAGGGGACATGGACGGAGCTGGAGGGAGAGGTTGCGGAGCCTCTGGCGGGCCCGGCCTGCTCCACAGTcatcctgcctgcctgccttccCTTCAACAAATGA